The genomic window GGTATGCCTCCTGGCTTGTTAAGCATGGTATATCCGACTTCTCAAAGACAATCCGTGTCTTCATGATTCTAATGGTGTCAGCTAATGGTGCTGCTGAAACACTAACTCTTGCACCAGACTTCATCAAAGGTGGTCAAGCCATGCAATCTGTGTTCGATCTCCTTGACCGAAAAACTGAAATTGAACCTGACGATCATGACACTACTCCAGTCCCTGACCGTTTACGTGGTGATGTAGAACTCAAGCACATCGATTTCACCTACCCGTCTCGCCCTGACACGCTAATATTCAGAGACCTGTCTCTCCGTGCTCGAGCTGGAAAAACATTAGCACTTGTTGGTCCAAGCGGATGCGGTAAAAGCTCAGTAATTGCTCTTGTTCAGCGATTCTATGAACCAGCATCTGGTAGAGTACTGATTGATGGAAAAGACATTCGCAAGTATAATCTAAAAACGTTACGAAGACACATTGCAATGGTACCGCAAGAACCATGTCTATTTGGTGACACAGTTTATGAGAATATTGCGTACGGGCGTGAATCAGCAACAGAAGCCGAAATCATTGAAGCTGCAACATTAGCAAATGCACACAAGTTCATTTCAGGGTTACCAGACGGATACAAAACATGGGTTGGTGAGCGAGGAGTGCAGTTATCAGGTGGACAAAGACAAAGAATTGCAATTGCACGAGCTTTTCTGAAAAAGGCCGAGATAATGTTATTAGACGAAGCAACAAGTGCACTAGATGCAGAATCAGAAAGATGCGTGCAAGAGGCCCTGGATAGAGCTTGTTCAGGACGAACAACTATTGTTGTTGCACATCGATTGGCAACAATTAGGCACGCAAATGTGATAGCTGTAATTGATGATGGCAAGGTAGCTGAACAAGGGTCACATTCACATCTACTAAACCATTTCCCTGACGGTTGTTACGCCCGCATGATACAGCTGCAGCGATTTACGCCTATGCAACCGATCGGAATGGTTTCTGGGTCGAGTTCATCGGCTCATATTAAAGGAGCAGACAAAGAAAGTTAGTAACAGCATAGAGTGGTTTTTCgtgttaattatttttttttttttttgggggtttgtaattttcttttttttttttgatggtaaAAAAATATAGTAGGGATTTTTATGTAATATAATTTTCGAGATTAAAATGGACTGTTAAATGACTAAAATTTAGACTAAATTTTGGAAGGCTATTGTTGGGGCGTCACgatccaatagaggggcttcacttggatatttAGTGACCAAAAATTTGATTATGGGGTACTTTTGATTTAATAGCAACTGTCCAAACTGcccttcaattaaaattaaaattaaaacttaaaaacagaaacaaaacctaatttatattctttattcttcacatttcaattgctcttcttcctctcctctttctcttcattCTTTTCATCGTAAATCCATTTGAATTCATTTCATCGAACAAATCCATGGTGTATGTAAGGTAATAATCGAACATACCCATCTTTGTTTACTtgtttttgtgcttaaaataggttagattgaatgaaatcgaagtaaaattagggttttagttacTTTTTGCCAGTGTTATGTCTGGGTACGTTACTAGATTTTTCAACcgtaatttagtttttgaagaacttacgtctaggtttagttcagTTCAACCGTAAACTTTGGTTTGCATGTTGTATTACGTCTAGatttagttgaattccaaccgtaattttccattgtacgtctaggtttagttgaattccaaacgtaatttttaattttacgtctaggtttagtttactgaattttcctttcgtcaacctagccgtaaatttcaattttacgtccaggttccttttaattccaaccgtagaaattaattttacgtccaggtttgggttgattccaaccgtagaaattggttttatgtccaggtttggattgattccaaccgtaaaaattaattattatctaataaaattgagttaaattaaaattaactaaagaaTTGTTCGGTCATTAAAAAACTATTTGAGATAAGAGATTTTTGATATTGCTTCTGGATGACccatttttgtcctattaggtgacgcccctatAATGGAATGTGACGCAATAATAACCTTCAAATTTTGTGAATCAACTCATTTACTTCGGTTTTGAGCTCAAACTCAAAGTGTAAGAATGTCCTCCAAAATGGGGCGACCACAAATGTGTAGGACCCTCCATCCTTCATCTAGGAAGGGACATTCTTTATGGGAGGTGGATCCCATTTCCCATGCCACGGTCAAAAGACGAAGTGATGGAAGTGCACATGACTTTGTGAAATAGCACGTTATTCCAACACCACGTCCGGATCCAGTCACATCTCTTCCAAGGGGTTCCCTAGTGTTTTAGTCCTACTGTTCGATGAGCTCAGAGGACGACGATCCTAGAAAAAGCATCTGCCCGtttagctcagttggtagagcgcaAGGCTCTTAACCTTGTGGTCGTGGGTTCGAGCCCCACGGTGGGCGCCTTTTTTGGTCCATTTTCGAAAGAAACATTCAATCTAGCAGCATCATAACCAACCTTTAGCTGAGCTAACAGAGGGGTGATAAAGACATTCATTTGTAGCATGCATGCATTCATCTCATCAATCTCTATCTCTCTTAATGTGTCTATAAAGACATTAAGGACAGATTAAGTGGTCCTAAAGGCAGGATTCCACGTGCATTAGGAGACATGGATATAGATACCCTAAAATGGGATTAGGACAGTGTACCAATCAGAATTCATATATACATCTATTTGTAGGATACTGATCTCATTTCCTAAACCATATATACCCTACACACCATTAACCAAGCAAGCAGTTCTATTATCCTCCTACCCCAGCAACTTGCACAATAGAATCGTACTAGCACTACTTGTCAGCCACTTCCACTAAAGAAGAATGGAAGAAGTTgggtaatattttttttcttcttctcagagAAAAAAATATGGAGGAGACAACATTGACTTGTTTTCATGTGATGGTTAACCCTACAATGCACATGTCAAAGTTTTTATCAGCACTAATGgtggagaaaaaaaaagagtataTTATAGAACCATCTATCATTCTCACTCTCAGGTAGTTGTTGGTGGTTCAATGTCATAAAAAACATGTATCAGTAGGTGAAAGAAGACAGAAGAGGAAAATTGTGCCTGATTGCAGATGAGGGCAAAAGAAGGAATCCTTCATGATCCATCACCAATTCGCATCGGTTTGTAGGTGAAAATCCGCGTCACCCGTTACATCCGATGGGGACTTGATACCCTACATAACATGTGAACAAATATCAGAAGAGCGCAAGCCCTACAGGTTATACATTTGCATAGGATGCCAACAGAATAAGTAAAGACGCATCATTTTTCTATGggttctttttttttggaaatggaaAGAAAAAATGGACCAAAAACCACGCCCACCGTGGGGCTCGAACCCACGACCACAAGGTTAAGAGCCTtgcgctctaccaactgagctagaCGGGCAGATGTCTATTCCATAGGTCTTACCAAATTTAACTGATTCAACTTTCAGTGGACGCAGGGAGAAGCTAGATCATATTCATttgttgaacttgaacacaagacTTCAGAAGCTTTGATTTTTAAACTAGCTAAATTTTTATAAGAGGAACAACCCTAAAAACATTTGAATTTACAACCTAAGTGTAAAAACACATGGCAAAAAGACAAATTAAATGGTAAATTTCAGGCTGGAAAAGTCCCGACGTTTAAGGACAATATCaaaactgtagttgtatccttcAGCAGAGTCTTCACCTTGTCAGTAGAGACGTCTAACAAGGAGCAGGCAACAatgcaacagcctcacctccaATAGCGAGGAGCTCCCCATTTTTTAAGCATTTCATTGAGAATTTCACTCTGAAAATATGAGATGGCATATCAAAATTTAATTGATTAAAACATCAACAAGCCGATACAGATAATTACGCATCTCATGAGAGGGACAAAGGAACCCACATGTTTTTGTTTCTATTTCCCCTTATATTAAGAGCCAGTATCTGAGCTTCTACTTCTTCGTCAATGTAGACAGGCAATTTGAATTGCAAACTTTGAGATACATATATAGCTCCTGGCTGCAAAAATGAAATAAAGAACGTCACTGAGCATATTCGATTTTTTAAACATCAAGTGGCAGTAAAGGGCAAAAGCAGTTTTTTCTTCCACAAAAAGTATGAAACTATACCATCTATTCAAAAATTTGAGAATTCAAAGATCAAACTGATTTCAGTAGACAATAGTTAAATACCTCGGAACCTAGGTTCGAGTTGAATAAAAGTAACCCAAATATGTACACCGCTAAAGCAAAATGTATATGAGAAACTCAATAAAAGACAACATAACTTGAGAGAGGGAGAGAAAGAATTACAAAATGAGAAGCAATTATCCGAGGGAATAGGCTAGCAACAAGCATTCCATGAACGATTCGATCTTCAAAACCACAAGATCGAGCAAATTCTGAATCAAAGTGCAGCGGATTTATATCATGGGTAAGTTTTGAGTACTCAGTAACATCTTGTTCAGAGAATTTTCTTGATTGTCTCAGAACATCTCCCACTTTAAGAACACAAGTCCCTGTAGATGAAGTAGCAAAGCTTAAGGATGGAACGAAGTTTGAAACCAAACGTTTCAGAAGCATTGTCTCATAGAAACAAGGTACTTCGCCAATAAACGACAAACTTCCCTGAATCTGCAAATAAAACTTACATTAGATAGAATGTGGAAACAATTTATGTACTGACAAACTAAGCAACAGCAGCTACGAAAATAACAACTGATTCTACTCAACATTTGTCAAGAACTTTTAAGCCTTACGAGTTTATGAATCTCATGAGAATCATATCTCAAAGCATATAGCAGAACAATAACAGAGATCCAATTAAGAATTATCAATAACAAATGCATAATCGTATAAAATCCCTTGATAAGACTAATTAGGTTGATATACCTTAGCACTACAAAACCGTACAGCATACAGGGGTCACGAATAAGACTAGTTACTCTGGAACCCATTACGCAACATCAATTAAGTAATACAATCTTACAAAATCCCCGAATAAGCTGATATAATACGACCTCCGCCCTACCTACTGCTCCACATGAGATGTTGTGCTTACACCATGAGGAGTTCTGTAGCAAAAGCATCCTAGATCAGGCCTAACGCACTATACACACACCAATGACTAAAACTATAAGGTCAGACTGATTAGCTAAGATAAAATAAGCTATCACACTGATTTCACTGTAATCGCATCAGTGACTACTAGACCAACATTGCTTTCTCTAACCTCATAACTAGATGACCGCTTGCGCGGTGATGGGGCCTAgtcctagggctgcacaacgggtagggtgggcaAGATATGGCCTATTTTCCACCCTACCCGCTGAATGGCGGGTAAGAAAAAATTTACCTGCCACCCTACCCGCCGTTAAGCCCTACCCGACCCACCAaatggcgggtcgggtagggtgggtggcgggtataaccggtTTTTTCCCTTCATTTTTTCTATGGTATTATGTCTTGCTCAAATATCAGCTGAAAGCAGTAACAAGAGATGTGCTTTAAGACTATATACTCTGTATATAACATAGAAATTGGAACAAAAAAGAATTATGCAGTGAAaatacacttccaaacaaatgtTAGCATGATGAAACAATCGTATCAAGTCTTGCTCAAATATCAGCTGAAAGCCCTGGCCTTGCAAAAGTATCACCAGCACCAGTGAGTTTTGTATGCCACCACGAGATTTTTGTTCCATTCGAAAACTAAAAAGCTAAACACCAGTAGCATCCTAAAGACATCAAGATTGCGAACAAGCATCGAGGGTGGAAGTCAGGGATGGCAGAGAAAATTGTAGCTCTTCTTCGAGCAAGTCCAGTGTTGAATCACCGTCAAGTTCTAACTCTAAGACACAACTATGTAAGCACCGTGTCTGTAACTAAAGTATAAAGCTACTTGAACTATAATCTTCAGAGAAATCAGCTGAAACTAGAAAGCTGAACCAGATGCTACTATACATTTCATTGACGAAATTAAAATTGACATCACTAAGCGTTTATATCATCTCCTACTACACAGTTGCGTGTCAAAACATCCTATGTTTGAGATcctggaagacccaattgagaggCATCAAACATAACTAAGAGGCATCAAACATATGACAGATTAGGTTTAAGATTCGGAACAAGCTCCTAGCTAACTGAACAGGACACTACATGTCAAAGCCAATTTAGTTGAGTTGTATTGATAACAGTCAGTAAAACATACTCATGTTACTAGGGTGAAATGGATTAAGTACCGAACATGTTAGGTTAACCAATCAATGTTTTACTGACTTGgcgaaaaaagaataaaaaatacaacaaaacaaAGTCAGCTGTTTACCAGTGTTTCTCAACAAGGTTTCTATGTAATGGTTCACTCACTTCTCTGCCTATATTAACATCTCAGTAAACtcacaaccagataaggataacTAATTCCACATTCACTTCTTCAGTTCCCTATAACAGTATAGAAATCACATTGATATCAAATGACTGCAAACTAGGAAATACGTTTCTACTATAATTTTTAATGCGAAGTGGAATCATATATTTGTATTAATGAAGCTAAACCTTAAACTGAGCTAACAAGTTAAAAAGTGTCCCAAGGAAAAGAaagtatttctttggacatacTCTCCGTCAGCTATTCAAATTATAGACAAGATCATCAATAAGGGGGACTCATTTTGACGGCTATATTACGAATACAGATTATTTTCGACTGCCACTTCAAGCCTCCTAGTAAGTTTGGCAGTTGGTAGTCAATCTTTCTTGTTCTCTACGCTCTAACACCAATCACCCATGTCTAACAATGAACTTGAGCAGCCGTAAATCGGGATAGAGTAGCGGTTCAAGCTATTCAGGTCACTAGGTCAGAGTACACGGACACTGATGAACACTCACTAATTTGGTCTCTGGCCGGTTAACAGAATATCACTTGCGCACCTGATAGAGCAGTATTTTTCTCCTTTTGTTATTTCTATAAGTACCCTAACAGAATATCCATGGGCATTCAATTTCGCCCAAAAGGATGAGGGTTTTTCTTGGACGCAAAGGCTATGGACATATATAGCACTGCACTCATTATCTTATTATTACACTAAATACCATCATCATGATGAACCAAAAGTGTAAATCAGACTAAAGTAAGCATAAGTTCTCATTAAGTCGTCCTCCATGTGGAACAAACTAAATTCCTATGAGAAATTTCATCaatcagttaacatgcatgtCAATTTATCAGTGGCAATCATATTACTCATCTGATTTCAACTAATTTCTCCAAGCAATACTACATATTTcagatataaaaagaaaaacccatTCAGATTATTAATtacaaattatatttatgtgattaTGGGCTTACCTAAGACTGGAACAATGTCTTCTCCATCAGATTTTGGTGAAGGAGGGCCGGAATTAGTGTGTCAACGATCAAACCGAGTAAAGGGTTTTAAATGAGACCCTGAAAGATGAACATGAGATTGAGAAGAGTAAGGTCTACGGTTAGAACTTAGAACTGGGAAGAAAGGGGCTGGGATTTTCTCCGTTTTTCTATGTTGGATTTGAGTCTATGACTCTGTGTTCGATTTGAGAAAAGAGACAGGTAGAGGAGAAAACAAGTTTATTTTTTTGCCCCTGATTCGTTTTATAACAACGGAAAAATGGGCACGATAAAAAAAGAGAACAAGGACTATTTAGTCTTTTCCTTATATTAGGCGTGTAAGCGGGCCGATCAAGAAAAAAAACTGTTTCACCGTGTTTTCTTTCGCTGTGCAGACGTTACAGATGAAGTGTTTATTCTTATTATCGGCTAGATACCGAGAAGCCTGGATCTACTAACATCCATTTGGCATCCTTCTTAAGCCACTCCTCAGTTTGGGATGATTTTGCATGGATGTATTTCCATATTGGCATTTTGTA from Papaver somniferum cultivar HN1 unplaced genomic scaffold, ASM357369v1 unplaced-scaffold_19, whole genome shotgun sequence includes these protein-coding regions:
- the LOC113338320 gene encoding uncharacterized protein LOC113338320, with the translated sequence MLLKRLVSNFVPSLSFATSSTGTCVLKVGDVLRQSRKFSEQDVTEYSKLTHDINPLHFDSEFARSCGFEDRIVHGMLVASLFPRIIASHFPGAIYVSQSLQFKLPVYIDEEVEAQILALNIRGNRNKNIVKFSMKCLKNGELLAIGGEAVALLPAPC